The Sinomicrobium kalidii genome contains a region encoding:
- a CDS encoding universal stress protein — MKQILLPTDFSENSLRAIRYATAMFRDEKCTFHLLHVFEVPYYPIILMSTDRLHDPAYEIALERSQNALRDITLRMEPAKNSNHHVEIISRKDTLLHAVKLLVKERNIDMIIMGSKGARNARGINYGSNAVTLMEKISSCPVMAIPRKARFRGFNEIVFPSSFEIAYEKKEINPLLELAGKFGASIRVIHIGDQEELTETQKKNRKLLEGHFGGLNCTFHSLSDIPPAAGISCFAESRDTDLIALVNRKHSFFYRLTEKPVIKGISFYSRLPVMVMHI, encoded by the coding sequence ATGAAACAAATTCTCTTACCAACGGATTTTTCGGAGAACTCTTTGCGGGCCATACGATATGCGACTGCTATGTTCAGGGACGAAAAATGTACATTCCATCTTCTCCATGTATTCGAAGTCCCTTACTACCCCATAATCCTCATGTCTACCGATCGCCTGCACGATCCGGCCTATGAAATTGCGCTCGAACGAAGCCAGAATGCCCTCCGGGACATCACACTCCGTATGGAACCTGCCAAAAATTCCAACCACCACGTTGAGATCATATCCCGGAAAGATACCTTGCTGCATGCCGTAAAACTCCTGGTAAAGGAAAGGAACATCGACATGATTATCATGGGAAGCAAAGGGGCCCGAAACGCAAGGGGGATCAATTATGGCAGCAATGCCGTGACCCTCATGGAAAAAATATCTTCCTGTCCCGTAATGGCCATCCCCCGGAAAGCAAGGTTCAGAGGGTTTAATGAGATCGTATTCCCTTCTTCTTTTGAAATAGCCTATGAGAAAAAGGAAATAAACCCCTTACTGGAACTCGCCGGGAAATTCGGAGCCAGCATCCGGGTCATCCACATCGGGGACCAGGAGGAACTGACCGAAACCCAGAAGAAAAACAGGAAGTTACTGGAAGGCCATTTTGGCGGGTTAAATTGCACTTTTCATTCATTGTCCGATATTCCTCCTGCCGCAGGAATAAGCTGTTTTGCCGAAAGCCGGGATACGGATCTTATTGCATTGGTCAACCGAAAACACTCTTTCTTCTATAGGCTTACGGAAAAACCTGTAATAAAAGGGATCAGTTTTTACTCCAGGCTTCCTGTAATGGTAATGCACATTTAG